The following coding sequences lie in one Bacteroidota bacterium genomic window:
- a CDS encoding UpxY family transcription antiterminator, translated as MSEEKKWYAVYTRSKGEKKLAIELKYAGISHYLPLVKRMRQWSDRKKIVEEPLFRCYIFVHISESEYFKVLNAPGAVRFVKFEGKPAEIPPQQIQAIRHYIEDPDPEEVDLSQLQEGQLVRVKSGPMEGLIGRLVQMRNQYRLVVLIEAVGQVIRLNIPRSRVEPVNE; from the coding sequence ATGAGCGAAGAAAAGAAGTGGTATGCCGTTTATACCCGCTCGAAAGGCGAAAAAAAACTTGCCATCGAACTTAAGTATGCAGGCATTTCACATTACCTGCCCTTGGTTAAACGCATGAGGCAATGGAGCGACCGAAAAAAAATCGTTGAAGAACCTTTGTTCAGGTGCTATATTTTTGTGCATATCAGCGAATCGGAGTATTTTAAGGTGCTCAATGCGCCGGGTGCGGTACGGTTTGTCAAGTTTGAAGGCAAGCCGGCCGAGATTCCTCCGCAACAGATTCAGGCCATCAGGCATTACATCGAAGACCCTGATCCGGAGGAAGTTGACCTGAGCCAATTGCAGGAGGGCCAGCTGGTGAGGGTCAAAAGCGGGCCGATGGAAGGGCTGATCGGGCGGCTGGTTCAGATGAGAAACCAATACAGGCTCGTGGTACTCATCGAAGCTGTGGGTCAGGTGATCCGGCTGAATATTCCCCGATCGAGGGTTGAACCTGTGAACGAATAG
- a CDS encoding SDR family oxidoreductase yields MNWKDQFGTYFEGKEVLVTGGAGFIGSNLTEVLLELGAHVTCLDNFATGHRHNIADFLKHPAFRLIEGDIRNLQVCMQACEGKELVFHQAALGSVPRSIKDPITSNEVNVSGSLNMMIASRDAGVARFIYAASSSTYGDSESLPKVEHIIGKPLSPYAVTKFVNELYADVFARTYGLESIGLRYFNVFGRRQDPNGAYAAVIPKWVMQLLRLESPVINGAGEYSRDFTYVDNVILANLLAAKTANPEAVNQVYNVAYGDRTTLNQLAHTLKEILSAYKPEIANIEILHGPYRKGDIPHSMASVEKARRLLGYIPSFNLRAGLEEACKWYVKHLGA; encoded by the coding sequence ATGAACTGGAAGGATCAATTCGGAACATATTTTGAGGGCAAAGAGGTGCTGGTAACCGGCGGCGCCGGTTTCATCGGCTCGAATCTTACGGAGGTTCTACTTGAACTTGGTGCGCATGTGACCTGCCTCGACAACTTTGCCACCGGCCACAGACACAACATTGCCGACTTTTTGAAGCATCCGGCATTCAGGCTGATCGAAGGCGATATCCGCAATCTGCAGGTTTGCATGCAGGCCTGCGAAGGAAAGGAGCTTGTGTTTCATCAGGCCGCTCTGGGATCCGTGCCGCGGTCCATTAAAGACCCCATCACTTCCAACGAAGTCAACGTAAGTGGAAGCCTGAATATGATGATAGCCAGCCGCGATGCCGGAGTGGCCAGGTTTATCTATGCAGCCAGCTCGAGCACCTACGGCGATTCGGAAAGTTTGCCCAAGGTGGAACACATCATCGGAAAGCCCCTCTCGCCTTATGCGGTTACAAAATTTGTAAACGAGCTTTATGCCGACGTTTTTGCCCGAACCTATGGCCTGGAAAGTATTGGCTTACGGTATTTTAACGTATTTGGCCGCAGGCAGGACCCCAACGGAGCCTATGCCGCAGTTATCCCAAAATGGGTTATGCAACTGCTCAGGCTGGAGAGCCCGGTCATCAATGGTGCCGGCGAATACAGCCGCGATTTCACCTATGTGGACAATGTGATTCTGGCCAACCTGCTGGCTGCAAAAACTGCCAATCCTGAGGCAGTCAATCAGGTATATAATGTAGCTTACGGCGACCGGACCACGCTGAATCAGCTTGCCCATACCCTTAAAGAAATCCTTTCAGCATACAAACCTGAAATTGCCAATATCGAAATCCTTCATGGGCCATACCGCAAAGGCGATATTCCACATTCGATGGCCTCAGTCGAAAAAGCCCGTCGCCTGCTTGGATACATCCCATCATTCAACCTCCGCGCTGGCCTTGAGGAAGCCTGCAAATGGTACGTAAAGCACCTGGGAGCTTGA
- a CDS encoding ribose-phosphate pyrophosphokinase — MPEPIVSIFSGRASEYLAKKIADSYGTTLGKTIFTDFSDGEFQPSFEENIRGRDVFLVQSTFPPTDNLFELLLMADAARRASARKITAVIPYFGFARQDRKDKPRVAIAAKLVANLLMTAGITRLITIDLHADQIQGFFDVPVDHLYASNIFIPYIKALNLPNLTFASPDTGGTRRAASYAKMLDCGFVICYKQRAKPNVVEEMALIGDVKGKDVILLDDIIDTGGSITRAGELLMEEGANSVRAFCTHPILSGEAYERIEKSPFVEVVVTDTIPLRKQTEKIKVLTTANLLAEVIRRVENYESISSLFKVNK; from the coding sequence ATGCCAGAGCCAATCGTGAGTATATTTTCGGGCCGAGCCTCGGAATATCTCGCAAAAAAAATTGCAGACAGCTACGGTACCACTTTAGGTAAAACTATATTCACCGACTTCTCGGACGGCGAGTTTCAACCCTCGTTTGAGGAGAACATCCGTGGCCGCGATGTGTTTCTGGTACAAAGCACCTTCCCTCCGACTGACAATCTTTTCGAACTCCTGTTGATGGCCGATGCCGCACGCCGGGCATCTGCACGAAAGATAACTGCTGTCATCCCGTATTTCGGCTTTGCCCGCCAAGACCGCAAAGACAAGCCACGTGTAGCTATTGCTGCCAAGCTTGTAGCCAACCTGCTCATGACGGCTGGCATAACCCGTTTGATCACCATCGACCTGCATGCCGACCAGATCCAGGGATTTTTCGATGTGCCTGTAGATCATCTGTATGCCTCGAACATTTTCATACCCTACATCAAGGCACTCAACCTGCCCAACCTGACCTTTGCCTCTCCCGATACAGGGGGTACGCGCAGGGCAGCCTCCTATGCCAAAATGCTGGATTGCGGATTTGTGATCTGCTACAAGCAAAGGGCCAAACCCAATGTGGTTGAAGAAATGGCGCTGATTGGTGATGTAAAAGGCAAAGATGTCATCCTGCTCGACGACATCATCGACACCGGGGGCTCGATCACCAGAGCTGGTGAGCTCCTCATGGAGGAAGGTGCCAACAGTGTAAGGGCTTTTTGCACCCACCCCATCCTCTCAGGCGAAGCTTATGAGCGCATCGAAAAATCGCCTTTTGTGGAGGTGGTCGTTACCGACACCATTCCGCTACGCAAACAAACCGAAAAAATCAAAGTATTGACAACAGCCAATCTGCTCGCCGAAGTGATCCGACGTGTGGAAAACTATGAGTCGATCAGCTCGTTGTTCAAGGTAAACAAATAA
- a CDS encoding 50S ribosomal protein L25/general stress protein Ctc: MKTVSLSGVLRAHVGKKDAKSLRNEGRVPCALYGNNTEQVLFSIDAKAFKPVIHTPETYLIELNIDGKAHKAVLKEVQYHPVSDKVLHVDFYEVREDKPVLVSLPVVLKGTSPGVIRGGKLKLKMKRLNVKGLIANMPENITVDISKLNVGQAIKVKDLKTENVTIADNANNVIVEVKTARGVVIAAEEETQE, translated from the coding sequence ATGAAAACAGTATCATTGAGCGGTGTGCTGCGTGCACACGTAGGGAAAAAAGATGCTAAGAGTCTTCGCAACGAAGGCAGGGTTCCTTGTGCGCTTTATGGCAACAATACCGAACAGGTGTTGTTCTCCATTGATGCCAAGGCTTTCAAGCCCGTCATCCACACCCCTGAAACTTATTTAATCGAACTCAACATCGACGGCAAGGCTCACAAAGCCGTGCTTAAGGAAGTGCAGTATCATCCCGTTTCGGACAAGGTGCTCCACGTCGATTTCTACGAGGTGCGCGAAGACAAGCCTGTGCTGGTTTCGTTGCCCGTAGTGCTGAAAGGAACTTCGCCAGGTGTGATCCGCGGTGGTAAGCTCAAGCTCAAGATGAAACGACTGAATGTGAAAGGACTGATTGCAAACATGCCCGAAAACATCACGGTTGACATTTCGAAGCTCAATGTGGGCCAGGCCATCAAGGTGAAAGACCTGAAAACTGAAAACGTGACTATCGCTGACAACGCCAACAATGTGATCGTTGAGGTGAAGACAGCGCGTGGTGTGGTGATTGCCGCCGAAGAAGAAACGCAGGAATAA
- a CDS encoding aminoacyl-tRNA hydrolase has product MKYLIACLGNIGAEYTDTRHNIGFMVGDQLARDLEVQFSTQRLAQLATAKHKGRTLVIIKPTTYMNLSGKAVQYWLKAENIPLENLLVVVDDIALPTGTLRMKTKGSDAGHNGLASIIESLGTQEWARLRFGIGDNFPRGKQVDYVLGKWTPQELDIILPKIPVAADIVKSFVTIGAARTMNLYNNK; this is encoded by the coding sequence ATGAAATACCTCATTGCCTGTTTGGGAAACATAGGCGCAGAATATACCGACACCAGACACAACATCGGTTTTATGGTGGGTGACCAGCTGGCCCGTGACTTAGAAGTACAATTCAGTACCCAGCGATTGGCGCAACTGGCCACAGCCAAACACAAAGGACGCACGCTTGTGATCATCAAACCCACCACCTACATGAATCTGAGCGGCAAAGCTGTGCAATACTGGTTAAAAGCTGAAAACATTCCGCTCGAGAATCTGCTGGTTGTGGTGGACGACATTGCCCTGCCTACCGGTACGCTCCGCATGAAAACCAAAGGCAGCGATGCCGGACACAATGGCCTGGCCAGCATCATCGAATCGCTGGGCACACAGGAATGGGCACGGTTGCGCTTTGGCATTGGAGACAACTTCCCCAGAGGCAAGCAGGTGGATTACGTGCTTGGCAAATGGACTCCGCAGGAACTGGACATCATCCTGCCAAAGATCCCTGTGGCAGCCGACATCGTTAAAAGCTTTGTGACCATTGGCGCCGCCCGCACAATGAACCTGTACAATAACAAATAG
- a CDS encoding SDR family oxidoreductase codes for MGNFLIVGASSGIAFRTAELLHNDGHQLFVISRHPEKLTHLIGIQFVEGNFLSDDFSPVGLPEVLDGLLYAPGTINLKPFRGLKPSDFLHDFEVNVLGAVRVLQSAFKSLKNSSLASVVLFSTVAVGRGMAYHASIASAKGAIEGLTRSLAAEWAPGIRVNAIAPSLTDTPLAQRLLSSPEKIEVSAKRHPLQRVGTPDDVARLAVFLLGSQSSWITGQIIGVDGGLSSLSV; via the coding sequence ATGGGCAATTTTCTTATCGTGGGTGCTTCTTCGGGCATAGCCTTCCGAACAGCCGAATTACTCCACAACGACGGTCATCAGCTTTTTGTGATCAGCCGCCATCCCGAAAAACTTACGCATCTGATTGGCATTCAGTTTGTTGAGGGCAACTTTCTAAGCGACGATTTTTCACCAGTGGGTCTTCCGGAAGTCCTTGACGGACTGCTTTATGCACCCGGGACGATCAACCTGAAACCTTTCAGGGGGCTCAAACCTTCGGATTTTCTTCACGATTTCGAAGTAAACGTGCTGGGAGCAGTCAGGGTGTTGCAGTCTGCTTTTAAATCGCTGAAAAACAGTAGTCTGGCTTCGGTGGTTTTGTTCAGCACGGTGGCTGTGGGCCGCGGTATGGCATACCATGCGAGCATTGCATCGGCCAAAGGGGCCATCGAAGGCCTGACGCGCTCGCTTGCTGCCGAATGGGCGCCCGGCATCCGGGTAAATGCCATTGCTCCATCACTGACAGACACCCCGCTTGCACAACGGCTCTTGTCCAGTCCCGAAAAAATTGAAGTAAGCGCCAAGCGTCATCCGCTTCAGCGGGTGGGCACACCCGACGACGTGGCCCGTCTTGCAGTCTTTTTGCTGGGTAGCCAAAGCAGTTGGATCACCGGGCAAATCATTGGGGTCGATGGTGGTTTGTCGAGCCTGAGCGTGTGA
- a CDS encoding cytidine/deoxycytidylate deaminase family protein, giving the protein METPAESNKPKYVRPSWDEYFLKLADSVASRATCDRGRSGCVIVKDRQILVTGYVGSPRGLAHCDEVGHLMKKVIHEDGSITQHCVRTVHAEQNAITQAARRGIALEGSTLYCRMTPCRTCAMLIINCGIVRVVCEKKYHAGAESEAMFAEAGVKLEFVHHEVQQYDNQ; this is encoded by the coding sequence ATGGAAACACCGGCCGAAAGCAATAAACCCAAATATGTCCGTCCAAGCTGGGACGAATACTTTCTGAAGCTTGCCGACAGTGTGGCCAGCCGTGCCACCTGCGACCGTGGCCGGAGCGGCTGTGTAATTGTGAAAGACCGTCAGATCCTGGTCACCGGATACGTGGGCTCGCCCCGCGGACTGGCCCATTGCGACGAGGTGGGACATTTGATGAAGAAAGTGATACACGAAGACGGTAGCATCACCCAGCATTGTGTGCGCACCGTGCATGCCGAGCAGAATGCCATCACCCAGGCAGCCCGAAGGGGTATTGCCCTCGAGGGAAGCACACTCTATTGCAGGATGACCCCCTGCCGAACCTGCGCCATGCTCATCATCAACTGCGGCATCGTGAGGGTGGTGTGTGAAAAAAAATACCATGCCGGAGCCGAATCCGAGGCCATGTTTGCCGAAGCAGGCGTGAAACTTGAATTTGTGCATCACGAAGTGCAGCAGTACGACAACCAATAG
- a CDS encoding AAA family ATPase, which translates to MIIGITGTLGAGKGTIVDYLVHNKGFKHYSVRAYLIDALDRLGLPKNRDTMTHLANELRAQYGPSYIVDELFGQASLAGGPAIIESIRTPGEILSLRNKGNFVLLAVDADPKLRFDRITQRASETDAVDYKTFLANEAREMQSADPNHQNLAECIRQADYRIENNGSTAELYEQIDEILSKLSR; encoded by the coding sequence ATGATCATTGGCATCACAGGCACACTTGGGGCGGGCAAAGGTACCATCGTGGATTACCTGGTTCACAACAAAGGCTTCAAACATTACAGTGTAAGGGCCTATCTGATCGACGCCCTCGACCGGCTGGGACTGCCAAAAAACCGCGATACCATGACCCATCTGGCCAATGAACTTCGTGCGCAATACGGACCATCGTATATTGTGGACGAGCTATTCGGGCAGGCAAGTCTTGCAGGAGGACCTGCAATCATCGAAAGCATTCGCACCCCGGGTGAGATTCTTTCGCTGCGTAATAAAGGAAATTTTGTGCTTCTGGCTGTGGATGCCGACCCAAAGCTGAGGTTCGACCGAATTACACAACGTGCAAGCGAGACGGATGCTGTTGACTACAAAACTTTTCTGGCTAACGAAGCGCGCGAAATGCAGAGTGCCGACCCCAACCACCAAAACCTGGCCGAATGCATCCGCCAGGCCGACTACCGGATTGAAAACAACGGCAGCACAGCTGAGCTGTATGAACAGATTGACGAGATTCTTTCAAAGTTAAGTCGTTAA
- a CDS encoding TIGR00730 family Rossman fold protein: MKKICVFCGSSAGRKEAYRMAARQTAQVLASSGFELVYGGASVGLMKVLADTAMESGARVTGIMPGNLVAKEVAHNGLHEFITVDSMAARKQLMVEVSDAFVVLPGGFGTLDELFEVITLSQLRLADKPLVLLNVLGYFDQLLKFLDHAVEEGFVRPEHRNGILVATEPVELPGLLQQYRPVESPKWIEDIKNESRQL; encoded by the coding sequence ATGAAGAAAATATGTGTTTTCTGTGGCAGCAGTGCCGGACGTAAGGAAGCCTACCGCATGGCGGCCAGGCAAACCGCGCAGGTGCTGGCATCTTCCGGATTTGAGCTTGTTTATGGCGGCGCCAGTGTGGGTTTGATGAAAGTGCTGGCTGATACGGCCATGGAATCCGGCGCCAGGGTCACCGGCATCATGCCCGGAAATCTTGTGGCCAAAGAAGTGGCACACAATGGATTGCATGAGTTTATCACGGTAGATAGCATGGCAGCCCGCAAACAGCTGATGGTAGAGGTGTCGGATGCCTTTGTGGTGCTTCCTGGCGGGTTTGGCACCCTCGATGAGCTGTTTGAGGTCATCACCCTGAGTCAACTCCGTTTGGCCGACAAGCCCTTGGTACTTCTGAATGTGCTGGGCTATTTTGACCAGCTTCTTAAATTTCTGGATCATGCCGTCGAGGAAGGCTTCGTCAGGCCTGAGCACCGGAATGGGATCCTTGTGGCCACAGAGCCTGTTGAGCTTCCCGGGCTGCTTCAACAATACCGTCCTGTCGAATCGCCCAAATGGATTGAAGATATCAAAAACGAAAGCAGGCAATTATGA
- a CDS encoding class I mannose-6-phosphate isomerase, protein MNTLYPMTFRPLFKEKIWGGQKIRQLLGMETGLLPNCGEAWLLSGVEGNPTVAANGYLAGNEINELVEVFMGDLVGEKVYERFGKQFPILVKVIDSNDWLSIQVHPDDELAKKRGIGYGKTEMWYAMQADEKAQLICGFNQAMDEATYLSYLNAGKLPEIMNYENVAQGDVFFIPAGRVHALGPGLLIAEIQQTSDTTYRIYDWGRVDDKGNPRELHTELALEAIDYTMHPYYKTPYDKAGHHPQNLVRSPFFTTNILRPLKTEHKTYDGLDSFVLLMCTSGTCSVEGEGQKLSLKPGSVALLPNAAKEVSLIPGEDCVLLEVYIE, encoded by the coding sequence ATGAATACACTTTATCCGATGACTTTCAGGCCGCTTTTTAAAGAAAAAATCTGGGGCGGACAAAAAATCAGACAATTGCTGGGCATGGAAACGGGGCTTTTGCCCAATTGCGGTGAAGCCTGGCTGCTTTCGGGTGTGGAAGGCAACCCAACCGTGGCGGCCAATGGCTATCTTGCCGGAAACGAAATCAACGAATTGGTAGAGGTGTTTATGGGCGACCTGGTGGGCGAAAAGGTGTATGAGCGTTTTGGCAAACAGTTTCCTATCTTGGTCAAGGTGATCGACTCAAACGACTGGCTCTCCATACAGGTGCATCCGGATGATGAGCTGGCCAAAAAGCGCGGCATTGGCTATGGTAAAACCGAAATGTGGTATGCCATGCAGGCCGATGAAAAAGCACAGTTGATCTGCGGATTCAATCAGGCCATGGACGAAGCCACCTATCTGTCGTACCTGAATGCCGGAAAACTGCCCGAAATCATGAACTATGAAAATGTAGCGCAAGGCGATGTGTTTTTCATCCCGGCCGGAAGGGTGCATGCCCTTGGACCAGGGCTGCTGATTGCCGAAATTCAGCAAACCAGCGACACCACCTACCGCATCTACGACTGGGGGCGGGTGGACGACAAAGGTAATCCCAGGGAACTGCATACCGAGCTGGCCCTCGAAGCCATCGACTATACCATGCATCCTTATTATAAAACACCTTATGATAAGGCAGGGCATCACCCACAAAACCTTGTCAGGTCGCCCTTTTTCACAACCAATATCTTAAGGCCCCTCAAAACTGAGCACAAGACTTACGATGGTCTCGACAGTTTCGTGTTGCTGATGTGCACCTCGGGCACCTGCTCGGTGGAGGGCGAAGGCCAGAAACTCAGCCTGAAGCCCGGAAGTGTGGCCTTGCTGCCAAACGCCGCCAAGGAAGTAAGCCTGATTCCCGGCGAGGATTGTGTATTGCTCGAAGTTTACATTGAATAA
- a CDS encoding TlpA family protein disulfide reductase: MKQLFGFLLMILAFHAQAQQSLPSVNLKNLGGKTINTADIAKTGKPVILSFWAMWCKPCLKELEAFNENYAAWKAETGVEIVAVSIDDSRSVSRISPFVKSSGWEFEVLLDPNGEFKRAMNVNMIPHTFLLDAGGNIVSQHTSYVEGAEFELFEKVKKLAGKKK; encoded by the coding sequence ATGAAACAGTTATTTGGATTTCTGCTGATGATTCTGGCATTCCATGCCCAGGCACAGCAAAGCCTGCCCTCCGTAAACCTGAAAAACCTCGGAGGAAAAACCATCAACACTGCCGATATTGCAAAAACAGGCAAGCCTGTCATACTCTCGTTCTGGGCCATGTGGTGCAAACCCTGCCTGAAAGAGCTGGAAGCATTCAATGAAAATTATGCGGCATGGAAGGCCGAAACAGGGGTTGAAATCGTGGCTGTTTCGATTGACGATTCGCGTTCGGTTTCGCGCATCTCACCTTTTGTAAAAAGTTCGGGCTGGGAGTTCGAAGTGCTGCTCGATCCCAACGGAGAATTTAAGCGTGCCATGAACGTGAACATGATTCCCCATACTTTTTTGCTCGATGCGGGCGGAAACATTGTTTCGCAACACACCTCATATGTAGAAGGGGCTGAATTTGAATTATTTGAGAAAGTAAAAAAACTGGCCGGAAAGAAGAAATAA
- a CDS encoding Omp28 family outer membrane lipoprotein has translation MKNIAILFVLLAAIIGSGCDHIEPPYKQQSGQVGTADRKVLLEDFTGHTCVNCPTAALIAHNLKTLYGDRLIVMAVHAGYFARPQSAPFDADYRSQAGEAWDQFFNISANGNPNALINRQKNNTYWHYPPGSWSTKVSEAMQSEAHAKIELNTSYEASTRKLGITAKTTFLTRLQGNFRLQVCLVEDSLVSAQRNNDPNAGTTPVISQYVHRHVLREAVNGIWGEQILSNPEAGYSATKSYQLNLPAGYNAQHCAVIVFVYDAETYEVLQVEEKHL, from the coding sequence ATGAAAAATATAGCGATTTTATTCGTATTGCTTGCAGCCATAATCGGATCAGGCTGCGACCACATCGAGCCGCCTTACAAACAACAGTCCGGGCAGGTGGGCACTGCCGACCGCAAGGTGCTGCTCGAAGATTTCACTGGTCACACCTGCGTTAACTGTCCCACTGCTGCGCTGATTGCCCATAACCTGAAAACGCTTTATGGCGACCGGTTGATCGTAATGGCTGTACACGCCGGGTATTTTGCCCGCCCCCAGTCGGCACCTTTCGATGCCGACTACCGCAGTCAGGCAGGTGAAGCCTGGGATCAGTTTTTCAACATATCGGCAAATGGCAACCCCAATGCCCTGATCAACAGGCAAAAAAACAATACCTACTGGCATTACCCTCCGGGCAGCTGGAGCACTAAGGTATCTGAAGCCATGCAAAGCGAGGCACATGCAAAAATTGAACTGAACACCAGTTACGAAGCCTCGACCCGAAAACTCGGAATCACAGCCAAAACCACCTTCCTCACCAGGCTTCAGGGAAATTTCAGGTTGCAGGTCTGCCTGGTGGAAGACAGCCTGGTAAGCGCCCAACGAAACAACGACCCGAATGCCGGCACAACCCCCGTGATTTCACAATACGTTCACCGGCATGTGTTGCGCGAAGCTGTAAACGGCATCTGGGGCGAACAGATTCTGTCCAATCCCGAGGCTGGTTATTCGGCTACCAAATCATATCAGCTGAATCTGCCTGCAGGCTACAATGCACAGCACTGCGCTGTAATCGTGTTTGTGTACGATGCAGAGACGTACGAAGTGCTTCAGGTGGAAGAAAAACACCTATAA
- a CDS encoding cytochrome c — translation MSCYKDNEEDLYPGGCNTENVKFSTTIQPIFNSSCVSCHSGAGASAGIRLSNHSEVVAAVDGGRLLGAIKHQSGFSAMPPSGPKLTDCQISQIEAWVAQGKPNN, via the coding sequence ATGTCGTGCTACAAGGACAATGAGGAAGACTTGTATCCGGGTGGGTGCAACACCGAAAATGTCAAGTTCAGCACCACCATACAGCCCATATTTAATTCCAGCTGTGTGTCGTGTCACAGTGGCGCCGGAGCTTCGGCAGGCATCAGGCTGTCCAATCACAGCGAGGTGGTAGCGGCGGTGGATGGTGGCAGGCTTCTGGGTGCCATCAAGCATCAAAGTGGATTTTCGGCTATGCCGCCCTCCGGGCCAAAGCTCACCGATTGTCAGATCAGCCAGATAGAGGCATGGGTGGCACAGGGCAAGCCAAACAACTAG
- a CDS encoding NAD(P)/FAD-dependent oxidoreductase, translated as MARVVVLGAGIAGHTAAAYLRKKLSKKHEVVVVAPAAYYQWIPSNIWVGVGRMTVDQVRFRLAPLYKRWGIEHHQAKAVNLFPEGREGSRPCVEIAYTSDQKHGESAFLEYDYLVNATGPKLNFDATEGLGPGKNTVSVCSYDHAAHAWETLKKSLRKMQQGIPQKIVIGTGHPMATCQGAAFEYILNVAFEIRKRKLEHMAQLTWITNEYELGDFGMGGAHIKKGGYITSTKVFTESFLRENNISWIKRAGVKKVEPGLIHYETLDGENHTIEFDFSMLIPAFAGAGLKAFDAGGTDITSKLFAPNGLMKVDADYTAKPFEEWSVDDWPSTYRNPDYPNIFAPGIAFAPPHSISKPMFSKNGTPIYPTPPRTGMPSGVMGKITALNIVNLINKGEHELKHRASMGRMGAACIVSAGFGMTKGVAATMTVFPIVPDFDKYPEYGRSISYTMGEPGLAGHWLKWFMHYMFLHKAKGYPFWWLLPE; from the coding sequence ATGGCCAGGGTTGTTGTACTTGGGGCTGGCATTGCCGGACACACGGCTGCAGCTTATCTACGTAAAAAGTTGAGCAAAAAACACGAAGTCGTGGTTGTGGCACCTGCTGCTTACTACCAGTGGATACCGTCGAATATATGGGTGGGTGTGGGCAGGATGACTGTTGATCAGGTGCGTTTCAGGCTGGCGCCACTCTACAAGCGCTGGGGCATCGAACACCATCAGGCTAAGGCCGTGAACCTTTTTCCGGAAGGGCGGGAGGGCAGCCGGCCATGTGTGGAAATAGCATACACCAGCGACCAGAAACATGGAGAATCAGCGTTTCTGGAGTACGATTATCTGGTAAACGCCACCGGACCAAAGCTCAATTTTGACGCCACCGAAGGATTAGGCCCTGGCAAAAACACGGTTTCGGTTTGTTCGTACGACCATGCGGCCCATGCCTGGGAGACGCTGAAAAAAAGCCTCCGGAAAATGCAGCAGGGCATCCCCCAGAAAATCGTCATTGGCACCGGCCATCCCATGGCCACCTGCCAGGGCGCTGCTTTTGAGTACATCCTGAATGTGGCATTCGAAATCAGGAAACGCAAACTCGAGCACATGGCCCAACTCACCTGGATTACAAATGAATACGAGCTGGGCGACTTTGGCATGGGCGGTGCACACATCAAAAAAGGTGGGTACATCACCAGCACCAAGGTGTTCACCGAAAGCTTCCTGCGCGAAAACAACATCAGCTGGATCAAGCGTGCAGGCGTGAAAAAAGTCGAGCCCGGCCTAATTCATTACGAAACCCTGGATGGCGAAAACCACACCATCGAATTCGACTTTTCAATGCTTATCCCTGCGTTTGCAGGCGCAGGTCTGAAAGCCTTTGACGCCGGAGGCACCGACATCACTTCGAAGCTTTTTGCGCCCAACGGACTGATGAAAGTGGATGCCGACTACACGGCCAAACCTTTCGAAGAATGGAGTGTGGACGATTGGCCTTCGACTTACCGAAACCCTGATTACCCCAACATTTTTGCGCCCGGCATTGCCTTTGCTCCGCCGCATAGCATTTCGAAACCCATGTTCAGCAAAAACGGCACCCCCATCTACCCTACTCCACCCCGCACAGGCATGCCATCGGGCGTGATGGGTAAAATCACGGCACTGAATATCGTTAATCTGATAAACAAAGGAGAGCACGAATTGAAACACCGTGCTTCGATGGGCCGCATGGGTGCAGCCTGCATTGTTTCGGCCGGATTTGGTATGACCAAAGGGGTGGCCGCCACCATGACCGTATTCCCCATCGTGCCCGACTTTGACAAATATCCCGAATACGGCCGGAGCATCAGCTACACCATGGGCGAACCTGGTCTGGCAGGCCACTGGCTCAAATGGTTCATGCACTACATGTTTCTGCACAAGGCCAAAGGTTATCCATTCTGGTGGCTTTTGCCTGAATAA